The following are encoded in a window of Anopheles stephensi strain Indian chromosome X, UCI_ANSTEP_V1.0, whole genome shotgun sequence genomic DNA:
- the LOC118504224 gene encoding protein singles bar, translating into MPPTVIRMPANAGGRGHLNEQRSRGFRLGCCRVCTCLNIDFIVSKNGILKCFELVLGWFCQTMLVQFGMDSAKDIGEAFWGFLTTSSAFLLTTTILLLCYTISDRTFHLVRQSIFEVVYNGLACVMYFSAASYLGFAVNVFLYPKFLLFKTTGGIHSAYPAMTAVYYMGGIVGLVYGVDAFVAYRHLKGFS; encoded by the exons ATGCCTCCGACAGTGATACGAATGCCGGCCAACGCTGGCGGGCGCGGACATCTGAACGAACAGCGTAGCCGTGGCTTCCGGTTAGGATGCTGTCGGGTGTGTACGTGTCTCAATATCGATTTCATTGTGTCCAAAAACGGTATCCTGAAGTGTTTCGAGCTCGTGCTGGGATGGTTCTGCCAGACGATGCTGGTCCAGTTCGGTATGGATTCGGCGAAAGATATTGGGGAAGCTTTTTGGGGGTTCCTGACGACGAGTTCAGCTTTCCTGCTTACCACCACGATACTGCTACTCTGCTACACCATCTCCGACCGGACGTTTCATCTCGTGCGCCAATCAATCTTT gaagTCGTGTATAACGGGCTAGCGTGTGTGATGTACTTCAGTGCCGCATCCTATCTCGGCTTTGCCGTCAACGTGTTTCTCTACCCAAAGTTCCTGCTGTTCAAAACGACCGGCGGCATCCACAGTGCCTATCCAGCGATGACAGCCGTATAC TACATGGGAGGTATCGTGGGACTGGTGTACGGAGTTGACGCGTTCGTTGCGTACCGTCACCTGAAAGGATTTTCCTAA
- the LOC118504241 gene encoding uncharacterized protein LOC118504241 — protein sequence MSHSVVITRTTTTTTGTSHVVLNTGYLRTTPGLLKLAQLIIGAVNVGLVAYYIRRYSTSGLPASAEFFFLLMAVAFLIGTFCLLASCLVSLSTGGIISKTIYELVYHTIAFLLYLIASIMLLVDVTNGRYYHTLKDAYMAAAILGLIVSALYLFSTLLAQRSYRGI from the exons ATGTCGCACTCAGTCGTTATTACCCgtaccaccactaccaccaccggcacatCGCACGTTGTGCTTAACACGGGCTACCTCCGTACAACGCCCGGTCTTCTGAAGCTTGCCCAGCTG ATTATCGGCGCAGTGAATGTCGGACTGGTGGCGTACTACATCCGGCGCTACTCAACATCGGGCCTGCCGGCCAGTGCCGAGTTCTTCTTCCTGCTTATGGCGGTCGCCTTCCTGATCGGGACGTTCTGTCTGCTCGCTTCCTGTCTCGTGTCGCTCAGTACCGGCGGTATCATCTCGAAAACGATCTACGAGCTCGTGTACCATACGATTGCGTTCCTGCTGTATCTGATCGCCTCGATAATGCTGCTGGTGGATGTCACTAACGGACGGTACTATCACACCCTGAAGGATGCGTACATGGCTGCTGCG ATCCTAGGACTGATCGTGTCCGCACTCTACCTCTTCAGTACCCTGCTCGCTCAGCGTTCCTACCGAGGCATCTAA
- the LOC118504207 gene encoding uncharacterized protein LOC118504207 isoform X1, which translates to MQLYRASQSANHCSVNNRASVALPLHSEQMTGIFAHLSPGEPGLPSDKPPPSDSHVLDVPVLGSTDPMSSVPEVPACRLRAAFNGLYTMNRATIRNRLRLVQLLLSIVALASSRPQYNDGFQWTALFVLCHSFVLSFVLFWDRRCSGTIVRNQLPLLNWRRLELHYTGGVTLILYVLSYGLMFANKGYGVNYTYNWISADFTLLTALVYAGEYWVQLRDIYDGRTVSGQ; encoded by the exons ATGCAATTATACAGAGCGAGCCAATCGGCCAACCATTGCTCCGTAAATAACCGAGCTTCAGTTGCGTTGCCATTGCACAGCGAGC AGATGACCGGAATATTTGCACACCTTTCACCCGGTGAGCCAGGGCTACCGTCGGACAAACCGCCACCATCGGACTCCCATGTGCTGGACGTGCCGGTACTTGGATCGACCGATCCGatgagttcggttccggaaGTCCCCGCTTGCCGTTTGCGTGCGGCCTTTAACGGGTTGTATACGATGAACCGGGCCACCATCCGGAACCGGTTGAGACTGGTGCAGTTG CTACTGTCGATCGTTGCGTTGGCTTCAAGCCGGCCACAGTACAACGATGGGTTCCAGTGGACGGCACTGTTTGTGCTGTGTCACTCGTTCGTGCTTTCGTTCGTGCTGTTCTGGGACCGGCGCTGCAGCGGAACCATCGTCCGGAACCAGCTGCCACTGCTGAACTGGCGCCGTCTCGAGCTCCACTATACCGGCGGTGTGACGCTGATCCTGTACGTCCTTTCGTACGGGCTGATGTTTGCCAATAAGGGTTACGGCGTGAATTACACGTACAACTGGATATCGGCCGACTTTACGTTGCTGACGGCACTGGTGTACGCTGGCGAGTACTGGGTACAGCTCCGTGACATCTACGACGGACGTACGGTCAGCGGCCAGTAG
- the LOC118504207 gene encoding uncharacterized protein LOC118504207 isoform X2 — MTGIFAHLSPGEPGLPSDKPPPSDSHVLDVPVLGSTDPMSSVPEVPACRLRAAFNGLYTMNRATIRNRLRLVQLLLSIVALASSRPQYNDGFQWTALFVLCHSFVLSFVLFWDRRCSGTIVRNQLPLLNWRRLELHYTGGVTLILYVLSYGLMFANKGYGVNYTYNWISADFTLLTALVYAGEYWVQLRDIYDGRTVSGQ; from the exons ATGACCGGAATATTTGCACACCTTTCACCCGGTGAGCCAGGGCTACCGTCGGACAAACCGCCACCATCGGACTCCCATGTGCTGGACGTGCCGGTACTTGGATCGACCGATCCGatgagttcggttccggaaGTCCCCGCTTGCCGTTTGCGTGCGGCCTTTAACGGGTTGTATACGATGAACCGGGCCACCATCCGGAACCGGTTGAGACTGGTGCAGTTG CTACTGTCGATCGTTGCGTTGGCTTCAAGCCGGCCACAGTACAACGATGGGTTCCAGTGGACGGCACTGTTTGTGCTGTGTCACTCGTTCGTGCTTTCGTTCGTGCTGTTCTGGGACCGGCGCTGCAGCGGAACCATCGTCCGGAACCAGCTGCCACTGCTGAACTGGCGCCGTCTCGAGCTCCACTATACCGGCGGTGTGACGCTGATCCTGTACGTCCTTTCGTACGGGCTGATGTTTGCCAATAAGGGTTACGGCGTGAATTACACGTACAACTGGATATCGGCCGACTTTACGTTGCTGACGGCACTGGTGTACGCTGGCGAGTACTGGGTACAGCTCCGTGACATCTACGACGGACGTACGGTCAGCGGCCAGTAG